One window of the Pieris rapae chromosome 11, ilPieRapa1.1, whole genome shotgun sequence genome contains the following:
- the LOC110994289 gene encoding 40S ribosomal protein S25, with protein sequence MPPKKDTKSSAKQPQKTQKKKEGSGGGKAKKKKWSKGKVRDKLNNQVLFDKPTYEKLYKEVPQYKLITPAVVSERLKVRGSLARRALIELREKGLIKQVVQHHGQVIYTRATKGDDPVA encoded by the exons ATG CCGCCCAAGAAGGACACGAAATCTTCGGCAAAACAGCCGCAAAAAACTCAGAAAAAGAAGGAAGGATCAGGAGGTGGCAAGGCCAAGAAGAAG AAGTGGTCCAAAGGAAAAGTCCGTGACAAGTTGAACAACCAGGTGTTATTTGACAAGCCCACATATGAGAAGCTTTACAAGGAAGTCCCACAGTACAAGCTCATCACCCCCGCAGTTGTCTCTGAAAGGTTAAAGGTCCGAGGATCCCTTGCCAGGAGAGCACTCATTGAACTTAGagaaaaag GATTAATCAAGCAGGTAGTTCAACACCATGGGCAGGTGATTTACACCAGAGCAACTAAGGGTGACGACCCTGTGGCTTAA